CATCCATGCCATTGAAAAATTAAAAGGAGGAGTTACCGTATGAAACCAACCGTTGGAATTACCATGGGAGATGCAGCAGGTATTGGACCCGAGATCATTATGAAAGCATTGGGCCATCAGGAGGTCTACAACAATTGCAATCCACTCGTCATTGGCGATGCCAAAATATTGGAGCGTGTCCTGCCTGTCATCGGATCGAGCCTGAAGGTACATGCTATTCTTGAGCCATCCGAAGCCAAGTATGAATTCGGCACTGTAGACGTTATTGACCTGGATCTCATTCCTGCCAATCTGGAGTATGGGAAAGTATCTGCCGTTGCGGGAGATGCAGCATTTCAGTTTCTGGCGAAAGCCATTGATCTAGCCAAAAAACAGCAAATCCACTCCATCTGCACGGCGCCTCTGAACAAGGAAGCCCTGCACCTGGGCGGGCACTTGTATCCAGGTCACACCGAGATTTTGGCCGATTTGACCGATACAGAGGATTTCTCCATGATGCTGACTACACCCAATCTGCGAGTAATTCACCTTACGACACATATGGGCTTGATTGATGCCATTGCGAGCATCAACCCGGAAAGAACATACACTGTGGTTAAGCTGGCTCATGATACGTTGCAAAAAGCCGGCTTCGAAAATCCACGTGTAGCTGTTTGCGGTATTAACCCACATGCAGGTGAGAACGGATTGTTCGGTAATGGTGAAGAGGAAGAAAAACTGCAGCCCGGCATCGAACGTGCGCAAAAGGAAGGCATTAACGTGGTTGGTCCACTTCCGGCGGACACGTTATTCTTCCGCGCTGGCCGTGGCGATTTTGATATCGTTGTAGCTTGTTATCACGATCAGGGACATGCCCCTATCAAAGTTATGGGTATTGAAGAAGGCGTGAACATTACGGTAGGTCTCAAAGGCGGCATTATCCGTACTTCGGTAGACCATGGAACAGCCTTTGACATCGCAGGCAAAAACATCGCCGATGATAAAAGTATGCTGGCCGCCATTCGTTCCGCCATTGAACTTGCGCCAAAAACGCAAATTTAACAGCACGTATTCACATATAAAGATTAAAAGCAGCGATTCTGTCATCACGGAAGAATCGCTGCTTTTCCTTTTGGGGTCAAAATATTTTGATTCATCGGCAAGGAACTTGTTCATAGTCACTTTATTGACGATCGTACCAATAGCCAGGAATACCTCGTTCAAGACGCATCAACGCTTCAAGATAAAAATAATCGCCCCAGATCGTGTAATCGTCAGGTGAATCTCCACCTCTTACGGAGTAAGAACCATGCTTTAGCAGACCCTCGGCTGTGTCCGAGCCCTGCGTGGAATAATGATTAATTAAGGATCTCATGGACGATTCCGCTGCTTTCCGAAAAACCTCCTGCTCAGGATCTGCCTCATCAAGCCGTCCGGCAATTTCTAGCAGACCACAGCAAACAATGGCCGATGCAGAACTGTCCCGTTTCGTGTCAGGCATCTGCGGGGCATCAAAATCCCAGTACGCTACTTCATCCTCCGGAAGATGAGCAAGGAAATAACGGGCAAGACGTTTGGCTGTCTCCAGCAGCTCTGCACTTTGCAGATAGCGGCTGCACAGTGCAAAACCATATATCCCCCATGCCTGTCCGCGAGTCCAGGTAGAACCATCATTGTAGCCTTGATGCGTACCCCCTCGAATGGCTTCTCCGGTAGCCTGGTCAAAATAAAAGGTATGATAACTGGAGTCGTCTCCACG
Above is a window of Paenibacillus sp. E222 DNA encoding:
- the pdxA gene encoding 4-hydroxythreonine-4-phosphate dehydrogenase PdxA, with amino-acid sequence MKPTVGITMGDAAGIGPEIIMKALGHQEVYNNCNPLVIGDAKILERVLPVIGSSLKVHAILEPSEAKYEFGTVDVIDLDLIPANLEYGKVSAVAGDAAFQFLAKAIDLAKKQQIHSICTAPLNKEALHLGGHLYPGHTEILADLTDTEDFSMMLTTPNLRVIHLTTHMGLIDAIASINPERTYTVVKLAHDTLQKAGFENPRVAVCGINPHAGENGLFGNGEEEEKLQPGIERAQKEGINVVGPLPADTLFFRAGRGDFDIVVACYHDQGHAPIKVMGIEEGVNITVGLKGGIIRTSVDHGTAFDIAGKNIADDKSMLAAIRSAIELAPKTQI
- a CDS encoding glycoside hydrolase family 88 protein yields the protein MWKKAIEDALPVIRRNIDRFEGRFPHVSNGDEHYVLNDNTEWTAGFWSGILWLCTEYTQDPRFREAAVNSVDNFRRRMEQKIIFDHHDIGFLYSLSSKAQWIVEHDAPARKLTLEAADMLMKRWREDAGLIQAWGRKGDVNNGGRIIIDCLLNLPLLFWAYEQTNNEEYRRVAELHALKSRRFLVRGDDSSYHTFYFDQATGEAIRGGTHQGYNDGSTWTRGQAWGIYGFALCSRYLQSAELLETAKRLARYFLAHLPEDEVAYWDFDAPQMPDTKRDSSASAIVCCGLLEIAGRLDEADPEQEVFRKAAESSMRSLINHYSTQGSDTAEGLLKHGSYSVRGGDSPDDYTIWGDYFYLEALMRLERGIPGYWYDRQ